From Pelmatolapia mariae isolate MD_Pm_ZW linkage group LG22, Pm_UMD_F_2, whole genome shotgun sequence, a single genomic window includes:
- the atat1 gene encoding alpha-tubulin N-acetyltransferase 1 isoform X10, translated as MTGLHLNSCLSWQSITASHRVFLRSITLWFLKASSSTEQFVLLYSGPVEKGSPKKARRRDQALLFNGERSCSPGAEESSLAVCSSPLPPPLGSLPVLPLPQRGMLPQQGTPSSRSNFFPWLQQEPEPTVTSQRSLQSKTHQSTGSSCEMQLVQSTHGHQSCWTAGQMLSRNWPVLLPPLSTSKKDCISSTTSLDRREIHLGTDPESCRSEEEMKVLDSSQLPAGNQRPLLWESDRVEDRSWAVGVHCYTAQWVKQKQEYRSTRPW; from the exons ATGACCGGCCTTCACCTAAATTCCTGTCTTTCCTGGCAAAGCATTACTGCCTCACACAGAGTGTTCCTCAG GTCAATAACTTTGTGGTTTTTGAAGGCTTCTTCCTCAACAGAGCAG TTTGTTCTCCTCTACAGCGGCCCAGTTGAGAAAGGTTCCCCCAAAAAAGCCAGACGGAGAGATCAAGCCTTACTCTTTAATGGAGAGAGAAG CTGTTCGCCAGGAGCAGAAGAGTCTTCCTTGGCCGTTTGCTCCTCCCCACTCCCCCCACCGCTCGGTAGCCTCCCAGTGCTCCCACTCCCTCAGCGTGGGATGCTCCCCCAGCAGGGCACCCCCTCGAGTCGCTCCAACTTCTTCCCCTGGTTGCAACAGGAACCAGAGCCCACAGTCACCTCTCAGCGATCGCTGCAGAGCAAGACGCACCAG TCAACAGGGTCTAGTTGCGAGATGCAACTTGTACAGTCGACACATGGACACCAGAGCTGTTGGACTGCTGGACAGATGCTCTCCAG GAACTGGCCTGTCTTGCTTCCACCTCTCTCTACATCCAAGAAGGACTGCATAAGCAGCACTACCTCTTTAGACAGGAGAGAAATACACCTGGGCACAGATCCTGAATCCTGTCGTTCTGAAGAGGAGATGAAGGTTCTGGACAGTTCACAGCTTCCAGCAGGCAACCAGAGACCTCTGTTGTGGGAGAGTGACAGAGTTGAAGACAGGTCATGGGCTGTAGGGGTGCACTGCTACACTGCCCAGTGGGTGAAGCAGAAGCAGGAATACAGGAGCACCCGGCCCTGGTGA